The DNA window TGATTAAAGTAGAACTGAAGTGATAGTGACTGTAGGGCAGGACAGCAGTGTGAACATCATTTAAACaaaacacatacatacatacatacatacatacatacatacatacatacatacatacatacatacatacatacaatgCTCCGATGATTAAAAAGGAAAGTGGACATAATTAAAAGTTTTAGCGTCGCTTCTCCTCATTACATGCTATTACGGTAATTGAGGCGCTCTTATGTGCGGATTTACGGTATTTACCCGGAAGTGATCTCAAAGATGGCGCTGTCCTGTCCGAGCCTGTTTAGTAATTTGTCTCTGATGAGACTGTGTATAAggacaaaaataataaataatggcTATTATTCTCACCACTTGTCCTgcttttccaggtttgttttATACACACATTATTCATTGTTGTGCTGTCCCTCACTATAATTAATAAGTTAATTCTGCTTGTCCCCGGTTGTGTACTGTGTATATGTACcggtatatatatttttattacaAATTAAATATGTCTCATTACATTTTCAGGTTGTGACAGTCCGAACTGTCACGATGGAAATATTAAGTTATCTTCAGAAGCAGTTTCATTTTGTACGAGTTACTCCCAAACGCATTTTTCGGTAGCTTTATTTGGAGTGATTTGGTGTGTTTGCAGATCTTCCCTGTCTAGACACTATTCTTCCTCCAGTGTGAGACGAAGCCTTGGGCGATATGTTCAAACCAGGCTCCAGAGACTCAATAGCAAGTACGAAAGTTTCCTCAAAATGCGATTTCCACGTTTTTACCAGCTCTACCACACTTTTATGGAGGGTGAGTTGTCAGTTTACTTCCATATGAGGCCTTTTGCTGCAAACATTCCGCTAGTTTTGACATTGTGCTTAGTGATTCTAGTATGTCGTTATTATTCCACTCCAAATGGAATGTCTCCACAATATAAGCAGGATTTTAAAATTCATGGGTGTGGGCCAAGTCTAGAGAAAAGATGAGTTAAAATGAACACGTGGAACATATTTAACTCATCGACTAAACCTCAGAGCTTCTTAGCCACATAGTCACCAGGTAAAAATGTTTAGTGAAGCCGGAACACCTCCATTAACATTGAACTGCTCTAGGATTTAAACTGCTGTTCCACGATGCCAAAGAAGTgcagaggataaaaacaaagatgatCACGAGCGGAGTACAGTTCCAAGATTTGCCTTACAGGGACATGGAGAAGCTCAGACAGGTGGGGGTCTCACCGCCGCTCAGCACCCACacagcacccacccaccctcttgATTTGGCGGGATCGCGAGATAATGGTCACAAATCAAACGACCAATAGCGTTTATCAGCCACCGCTCCGGCAGCACACACGACTGAGTCAAAACCTGCGGTGCTGATTTGCATCGTTTGTCTCCCGTACAGCCCGaactttgcatttgtttttcaggttcGCCGAGACTTGATCAAAGCCATTCCACTTGTGCTCATATCCATCCCCCCCCTGGCCAACTACCTGGTTTTTCTCATGATGTGAGTTGCTTAACAACCGCGGGTACGTTGTGTAATCACCATCTGACGGCTGAGTCTTCTtcgtcctctgtcctgtcctctcccagGTACTTTTTCCCAAGGCAGATCCTGATCCCTCAGTTCTGGACTCCCAGACAGCAGGTGGAGTTCCGAGGAGTGTACCATTCTCTCCGAGCTCGGCACCACTGGCCCGTCATCGCAGGGCTGCAGAACACCGGCCGCCGTATCAAAGAGGGCCAACTCCAGGGCCGCCTGCTGGACCTGTGCGCTAAAGTAAGGCATCAGAGCTGTGGGAGCGACGGTACCGAGCTGCTCAGGACACGTGGGACCGCccacatcatcacatcatcacatcatcccGTCAAAGTCGcgcttgtttgtgtgttcagttgCAGAGCGGTCAACACCCCGCGGTGTCTGAAATCCTGGCTGTTCGTGGCCTCTTCTCCAAACGGGCTCTTGCCATAAAGAGGATGAAAGCGGATCACATGGTCAGTctaaactcctcctcctcctcactgcccccccccctcccgcagcTGTAATGCTTCTGTGCCCCAACGCAGAGACACATTAGCCCCCTGCTCTTCCTGACGCCTCGCCTCCCGGGGTTCCTGGTCGGCCGGCGGCTGAACAGCCACGcgctggagctgctccagctggacCGGGCTCTCGCCAGGCTCGGCCCTCCTCAGCTGACTGACTCAGAGATCAGAGAGGTCAGCCACACGCATTCCACCGTCTGAACAGATTTTCTGAGCGGAACGGGGAGTTCTGCCGCCCTTTTGTATCACGGAATGTTTTTCTCCTCGCTTCAGGCCTGTTATTTAAGGGGGATCAATTCTTACGGGCTTCACATTAACCAGTGCCGGGAGTGGTTGTCCCAGTGGCTCCAGGTGTCGTCCTCGTTGAACGGTAACATTTGTGGCGGCGTTTGACGCGTTTCCATCTGGGAATATTCCGATGAAGCTTCACTCAACGGGTCGTTAGCTTAGCCAgatctgtttcttttcttttccagaccGGGagctctcgctgctgctgcataGCCTTGTGTTTCTCTCTGCCAACTATCCGACCGGTTCCAGCCAACTCAGAAATTAAATCCGAGGCGCCGCTCCTCATCCCCGATCCTTCTATTCACTGGACAGAAAAACTTCCTGAGTGCCGTCAACGTGTTTTGTGAAAGCAATTAAAATTCAAATGTCCTGAATCTTAACCAAAACTCACCACAAACCGAGTTTGTAACAACAAAAGACCCACTTGAAgaataatatatttaaaatataaagagATTAATTGTAGGCACTGTATATATTTGACACATGCGTGATCAAGGGTCGCTACATTTTGCTGAATTTTAGCCCTTTAGTTGCCGTCTCCTTCTACATTTCCAGACCTAAAGCCCGTGTCCAGGTCCAGACCAGCTGCGTCACGCCCACGTTCCGGATACTTTGGAAAATTGGACCAGTTCTCCGCTATTTCAGAACCTTTATTGCTATATGAAGCAGCGAATGTATGCTagttagctgctgctgtttagacCAGCTTCTGTGTGCTTTGGCCTGTGGTTATTGTAACTTATCGTGACGGCTGGAGCTGTGACGCTGTATCAGTCCTGCAGGCCTTTGCTGTAACACCACAAGATACGGATGCATTCCATTTACAGCTCCAATTAGAATGCTTTTATCCATGTTTACGTCAAACGCGTAAAGTTGGtgctctcctgtgtttgtttgttcataGTTGGTTTTGGAAGGAGAGCTGTCATCTCCTTGAGAGAGTGGAAATAACCTTTTAAGAAAACACGATGAGTCTCCGGGGGAGGACATTTGCATGGCACTTTTTTTGTTTGCACTGAAGTTTAAATATTTGCTGTTTGAACTGGATTTCTCTGGTTTTAAAATTTGTGCCAATTTCAGGCGGGACACTTCTCGCCCAACTCTATATCGTTTAACTTCACACATGTGGGACTGTTGCTGGCGTTTACAGTCGAGGTCTATTTCTAAATGTGTGACATCCTGCTCGACATCTTTAAGTGTTTGAACCTTGTGTGAAATAAATATGCTTGCGAGTAATTTGTCTCCTGTTTATTAAATCTTAAAACATTCAGAGATTATTTCAAACATTCTTAAATAAATATAGAAACCTGAAGCCGAAATGAGCACCTAAATGCCTCAACAGGGTAAGTAAAATTCAGAAAAGGAAATCCTTGTAATCGCAAGAGGAACTAGAACCGGAACAAGATAAAGGTTTACAACTGAAGCTACGGCTACATGCTAAGTGGGCTGGGCTGCGAAGCTGGATCACATGACATCGTAACCGCTACGGATGCCTCTCATCAACAAGCAGGCGAACACCAACCCCATCagctggaaaaaataaatcagaaaaaaacccataaatgaaacaaatgcgATGAAACTGGCGGGTTTGAACCGGTCGGAACCGAAAACGTACCTGCAGGAACGCGATAACCAGCGCTGCCACGATCACCCACTGGATGTTGCTCTTCAGCAGGTCGACTATGACGTCATGGCAACCCTGAAATACCAAACCAGCGAATCCGTCGGGTCAAAACGTCCCACAAAAAGCCCGGAACGGCGATTTAACTACCTTCTGGTACACCGCAGACTCGTCCGACAGTTTGTTCTTCCCGCAGCCTTTGGCGACGGTGATGCAGCACGAGTCGGGGACGGAGTTCCCATCGTCAGCGAAGCTTCTCCAGTCGGAAGAACTGTTCATGCCGCAGCACTTCAGCTGCGGAGCGACACCGACAGTGAGCGCACggccgacccgacccgacccgacccgacccggcAGTGTGGCGGCGGCGCACTTACGTCCTCCTGCATTTTATCCACCGTCTTCCTGAAATCGTCTGTTCCGTTCTTGTAGTTGGAAACGGCGTCCGCCAGGCTGTCCTGGACGATGTTGCCGAGCTACGTGGGAGacagaacggggggggggggcaaaggttaACATCTCACCGTCGGCGCTCTCCTGCCCCGATGGAACGCGGATCTCACCTTGTTCCTGAAGACGTAACCAGCGATCGCTGCAGCGATCTCAACGATGATCACCAGCGCCAGCAGGATGgcgaactggggggggggggcagaaaagaggGCCACGTTATTTATgcaaacagcagctttttccCCTCGGGTCTGGGGTCAATCTCAAGCACCGTGGTGATCATGCAGTAGTTCTCCTTCCAGGCGCCGCAGCAACCGAAGAAGGCGATGAAGAAGATCACCACCCCGACCCCGATGATGACGATGGGGACTCCGGACGCCGAGGCGTCCTTGATCCTGTAGGTGTTGTGCAGAGCAAACTGGGCCAGGACGCCAACGACGATCAGCGCGACGCCGCATaactgcagggggggggggggaggaagtgaAGCCAGGTTATCAGAGTTTTGGTCTGCTGCCTACACAGCTCTGATCTCAGACTCATCGTAAATAGTACTAATGCTTCATTATCTTCTATTTAACATTATTGATTCTCAAAATCAGGAACAAGTCCAAATTATTAATTTAA is part of the Takifugu flavidus isolate HTHZ2018 chromosome 8, ASM371156v2, whole genome shotgun sequence genome and encodes:
- the letmd1 gene encoding LETM1 domain-containing protein 1 isoform X1; translated protein: MALSCPSLFSNLSLMRLCIRTKIINNGYYSHHLSCFSRSSLSRHYSSSSVRRSLGRYVQTRLQRLNSKYESFLKMRFPRFYQLYHTFMEGFKLLFHDAKEVQRIKTKMITSGVQFQDLPYRDMEKLRQVRRDLIKAIPLVLISIPPLANYLVFLMMYFFPRQILIPQFWTPRQQVEFRGVYHSLRARHHWPVIAGLQNTGRRIKEGQLQGRLLDLCAKLQSGQHPAVSEILAVRGLFSKRALAIKRMKADHMRHISPLLFLTPRLPGFLVGRRLNSHALELLQLDRALARLGPPQLTDSEIREACYLRGINSYGLHINQCREWLSQWLQVSSSLNDRELSLLLHSLVFLSANYPTGSSQLRN
- the letmd1 gene encoding LETM1 domain-containing protein 1 isoform X2; translated protein: MFKPGSRDSIARFKLLFHDAKEVQRIKTKMITSGVQFQDLPYRDMEKLRQVRRDLIKAIPLVLISIPPLANYLVFLMMYFFPRQILIPQFWTPRQQVEFRGVYHSLRARHHWPVIAGLQNTGRRIKEGQLQGRLLDLCAKLQSGQHPAVSEILAVRGLFSKRALAIKRMKADHMRHISPLLFLTPRLPGFLVGRRLNSHALELLQLDRALARLGPPQLTDSEIREACYLRGINSYGLHINQCREWLSQWLQVSSSLNDRELSLLLHSLVFLSANYPTGSSQLRN
- the cd63 gene encoding CD63 antigen, translated to MGVEGGMKLVKFLVFFFNFIFWLCGVALIVVGVLAQFALHNTYRIKDASASGVPIVIIGVGVVIFFIAFFGCCGAWKENYCMITTFAILLALVIIVEIAAAIAGYVFRNKLGNIVQDSLADAVSNYKNGTDDFRKTVDKMQEDLKCCGMNSSSDWRSFADDGNSVPDSCCITVAKGCGKNKLSDESAVYQKGCHDVIVDLLKSNIQWVIVAALVIAFLQLMGLVFACLLMRGIRSGYDVM